Sequence from the Hamadaea flava genome:
GTCACCGCATAGCGGGCTTGTCGATCTAGGCGAGAAATGGTTGCCCAGGCCGCCATTTCTCGCCTAGATCATTTCTGGCCCCGGTGGATGGGCTAGGCGGAGGCGATGGGTGCGACCGTCGCGCCGGTGAGGCGTACGAGGTCGTCGGGCGAGAGCTGCACCTGCAGGCCCCGCTTGCCGGCGCTGACGTACACGGTGGACCCGGCCAGGGCGGTCGCGTCGATCACGGTCGGCAGCCGCTTGCGCTGGCCGAGCGGGCTGATGCCACCCCGGACATATCCGGTCGCACGCTCAGCGACCGCACGGTCGGCCAGCGCGGCCCGCTTGCCGCCGGCGGCCGAGGCGAGCGCCTTGAGGTCCAGTTCGCCGGTGACCGGGACGACGGCCACCGTCAGCCCGCCGTCGACCTCGGTGACCAGCGTCTTGAAGACACGAGCCGGGTCCGCTCCGATCGCGTCGGCGACGAGCGCGCCATAGTTCGGCGCGTCGGGGGACACGTCGTACGGGTGCAACGTGTGCGCGATCTTCTGCTTGGCCAGCAGTGCGGTCGCCGGGGTCCCTTGGCTTGCCACCCCGCGAGTCTAAAGAAACGCCGCGAGTCTGAGGAAACCCCGCGACCGCCGAAAGGCGCGACGTCAGGCAACAGCGTGGGCGATCACCGCGACCGGCCGCCCGGCGACCTTGGTCAGCAGCAGGCTCGCCTCGGCGTCGCCGGACAGCCGCAGGTCGCGCCGTAGTTGTTCGACGTCGAGGGCGGATCCGCGTTTCAGGATCTCCAGCCGCCCGACGCCCCGGTCGCGTAGCGCCGCGCGCAGTCGCTTGAGCGAGAACGGCAGCACCTCGTCGACGGCGAAGCAGCGCCCGAACGGCGTCGGAAGACAGGCAGACGTCCACACGTACGCGATGTCGGGGTCGCCGAGGTTTCCGTCTACGGTCCGGGCGAACTCCGCCACGAGGTGGGAGCGCACGACCGCGCCGTCCGGGTCGTAGAGGTACGCGCCGACCGGGCCGACCGGTCCCGACAACGTGCCCGAGCCGGTCAGCTCGTGCACCGACCGATGCTTCAGGACCGACGCCCGTCGTGGTACGCGAGCCAGCGGTCCGAACCAGGCGGCGGCTTCCACGACGTCGCCGTCGACGCTGGTCAGCTCCAGTTCGCAGTCGTCGGGCAGCAGTTCGGCAGGAAAGCCGGGTGCCAGCTTCAGCACGGTGTGGGGGACTTGCGAGGGCAGCTGCGCGACCCAGTCCCAGGGCGGCGAGTAGTCCTCCGGACGGAAGACCCGGCGAGTTCGGCGTACGCCTGTGCCGGATTGCCGGCGAGCCGGGTCGCAGAAGGCCGCCCCGACGTCGTGCAGCGGCACATCGCGTACGTCGGCGCAGGTCACGACGGCGTCCAAGCCGAGCGCCGCCAGGTTGTGGGCGGCCAGGTCGGCGGTGACCGGGTCGGCGTCGACGGCGTGCACCGCGATTCCGGCTCGGGCCATCGCGATGGCGTCCGAGCCGATTCCGCAGCCGAGATCGGTCACCCGGCGTACGCCCGCCTGAGCGAGCCGCGCGGCGCGCCGGGTCGCGACGATCGGCCGGGTCGCCTGCTCCAGACCTGCTTGGGTGAAGAGCATGCGACTGGCGTCCGCGCCGAACTTGGCCACTGCTCGGGCCCGGAGGACGGCCTGGGTGAGCGCCGCGCCGGCGACCTCGGCGGCGTACCCATGGGAACGCAACGTGCTGATGGCGGCGAGCCGATCCGTGTCGATCAGCTTCTCCGCGTCGGCCAGGGCGGCGATCCCTTCGCGGGAGCGCAGCGCGGCGAGCTGTTCGGAGTCCACTCGGGGGATCGTACTGGCACTCTCCTTGACTGAGTGCTAGCCACGTCATAACCTTCGGTTTAGCACTCTCCTCCTGAGGGTGCTAAGAATGACAAGTGCCACCAGGGCACCAGCCAGCCACGGCGGCCCGGCACCCGCGACGACGGTGCCGCTGCGGAGGGTGGAGAGACAGCGATTACTGATACCCCAGGAGGGTATGCTCGTGACTACCGCGACGAAGGTTGCGATCAGGCCGCTCGAGGACCGCATCCTGGTCCAGGCGAACGAGGCTGAGACGACCACCGCGTCGGGGCTCGTTATCCCCGACACCGCCAAGGAGAAGCCGCAGGAGGGCACCGTCCTCGCCGTCGGCCCCGGCCGCTTCGACGACAAGGGCGCTCGGATCCCGGTCGACGTGCAGGTCGGCGACACCGTCGTCTACTCGAAGTACGGCGGCACCGAGATCAAGTACGCCGGCGAGGAGTACCTGGTGCTCTCCGCCCGCGACGTCCTCGCGGTCATCGAGAAGTGACCCGGCCGATGGCCCGGCGACCCTGCCTAACCAGGGGCGCCGGGCCATCGCGATGAAGGAGTGAGAATGGCGAAGATTCTGAGCTTCTCGGATGACGCCCGGCACCTGCTCGAGCACGGGGTCGACGCGCTCGCCGACGCGGTCAAGGTCACCCTCGGCCCGCGCGGACGCAACGTCGTGCTGGACAAGAAGTTCGGGGCTCCGACGATCACCAATGACGGCGTGACCATCGCCAAGGAGATCGAGCTGACCAACCCGTACGAGAACCTGGGTGCGGCACTGGTCAAGGAGGTCGCGACCAAGACGAACGACGTCGCCGGCGACGGCACGACGACCGCGACCGTCCTCGCCCAGGCCATGGTCCACGAGGGTCTGCGCAACGTCACCGCCGGGACGAACCCGTCGGGCCTCAAGCGGGGCATCGACATCGCGGCCGCGCGGGTGAGCGAGGAACTGCTCGGCAAGGCCGTGCAGGTGAACGACCGCCAGGAGATCGCCCAGGTAGCGACGATCTCGGCGCAGGACGCGACGATCGGCGATCTGATCGCCGAGGCGATGGAGCGGGTCGGCCGTGACGGTGTCATCACCGTCGAAGACGGCTCGACCATGCAGACCGAGCTTGAGGTCACCGAGGGTCTGCAATTCGACAAGGGCTTCATCTCGCCGCACTTCACGACTGATGCGGAGGCGGGCGAGGCGGTCCTGGAGGACGCCTACCTGCTGATCACCACGCAGAAGATCTCGGCCATCGAGGAACTCCTGCCGGTGCTCGAGAAGGTCGTGCAGGCCAACCGCCCGCTGCTGATCGTGGCCGAGGACGTCGACGGCCAGGCGCTGTCGACGCTCGTGGTCAACGCGATCCGCAAGACCGTCAAGGTCTGCGCGGTCAAGGCCCCGGCGTTCGGCGACCGCCGCAAGGCGATGCTGCAGGACCTGGCGATCCTCACCGGTGGCGAGCTGATCGCGCCCGAGCTGGGCTACAAGCTCGACGCGGTCGGCCTGGAGCAGCTCGGCCAGGCCCGGCGAATCGTCGTGGACAAGGACACGACCACGCTCGTCGACGGCAACGGGTCCGAGGGCGAGGTCAAGGGCCGGGTCGACCAGATCCGGGCCGAGATCGCGGCGTCCGACTCCGACTGGGACCGGGAGAAGCTGCAGGAGCGGCTGGCCAAGCTGGCCGGCGGCGTCGCGGTGATCAAGGTCGGCGCGGCCACCGAGGTCGAGCTGAAGGAGCGCAAGCACCGCATCGAGGACGCCATCTCGGCGACCCGCGCGGCGGTCGAGGAGGGCATCGTGCCCGGTGGCGGCGCCGCGCTGGCGCAGATCGCCACCGTGCTCGATGAGGGCATCGGCCTGACCGGCGACGAGGCCATCGGCGTCTCGATCGTGCGCAAGGCGCTGGACGAGCCGCTGCGCTGGATCGCCCAGAACGCCGGGCACGACGGCTACGTCGTCGTGCAGAAGGTCCGCGAGAGCGGCTGGGGCGAGGGCCTGGACGCGGCGAACGGTTCCTATGTGGACCTCGTCAAGTCCGGCATCGTCGACCCGGTGAAGGTGACCCGCAACGCGGTCGTCAACGCCGCCTCCATCGCGGGGCTGCTGCTGACCACCGAGTCGCTCGTGGTCGAGAAGCCTAAGGAGGCGGCCCCGGCCAACGGCCATGGGCACTCGCACGGGCACGGCCACCAGCACGGTCCGGGTTTCTGATCGGTTCGGTCCGAAGGGCGTCGCGGGATTCCGCGGCGCCCTTCGGCGTACCGGTTAAGGCATTTGTAAGAGACGGGGATCGGGGGTCGGAGTGAGAATGGGGGCATGACGAAGCTTCGGGCCGCCTTCGCCGGGGTGACGGCCGCCCTCGTCGCCGTCGGCCTGGCCGAACTGGTCGCCGTCTTCACCGGGCCGCGCAGCGCGCCGCTGGTCGCGGTGGACGGGTGGGTGATCGACCATGTCCCGGAGTGGCTCAAACAGTTCGCGATCAGCGTCTTCGGCACCAACGACAAGCTCGCCCTGCTGACCGGCACGGCCGTCGTACTCCTGCTCATCGCGGCGGGCATCGGCCTGCTGGCTCGCCGCTCGGTCGCCCTCGGCGTCACCGGAATCTCGCTTTTCGCGCTGGTCGGAGCGGTCGCTGCGCTCACTCGCGAGGGCGCGACGATCGCGTGGGTCCTGCCCTCGGTGGTCGGTGGCGCCGCCGCGGCGCTCACTCTCTATCTCCTGGTACGCACAGAGCAGCGGCCCGAGTCCGAGAGCAGCGATCGGCGTACCTTTCTGAAGCTGGCCGGGCTGACGGCGGCCGGTGCCGTGGTGGCGGGCCTGGCCGGGCGAGCCCTTGCGGATCGGCGCGGAGTGGCCGAAGCCCGTGCTCAGGTCGAGCTGCCCGCCCCGGCGGGTTCCCCGGCCCCCGCACCGTCCACATTGCCCGCCGATTATGCGACGAGCAACAAGGACTTCTACCGGATCGACACGTCGCTGATCGTGCCGCAGGTCGACCCGGACACCTGGAACCTGCGCATCCACGGCGCGGTCGACCACGAATTCACGATCACGTTCGCCGACCTGCTGGCGATGCCGATGATCGAGCGTTACGTGACCTTGGCCTGCGTATCCAACGAGGTCGGCGGCGACTTGATCGGCAACGCGCGGTGGCTCGGCGTACCCGTCAAGACCCTGTTGGAGCGGGCAGGCCCGCACGCGGGCGCGGACCAGGTGGTGCAGCGGGCCGTGGACGGGTGGACCTGTGGCACCCCGACGCAGGTGTTGCTCGACGGCCGGGACGCGATGCTGGCGGTGGGGATGAACGGCGAGCCGCTGCCGGTGGAGCACGGTTTCCCGGTACGCATGGTGGTGCCCGGCCTGTACGGCTACGTGAGCGCCTGCAAGTGGATCACCGAGCTGGAGGTGACCACGTTCGCCGAGTTCGACGCCTATTGGGTACGCCGTGGCTGGTCCGCGCAGGCGCCGATCAAGACGCAGTCGCGCATCGACACGCCGACCGGGTCGAAGCGCGCCGGTGAGCTGACGATCGCCGGTGTGGCCTGGGCGCAGCATCGCGGCATCGCCAAGGTCGAGGTGCAGATCAGCACCGCGGCTCAGGCCGGCCGGTGGCAGGAGGCCGAGCTGCTCGACACCGTCTCGATCGACACCTGGAAGCAGTGGCGACTGCCCTGGTCGGCGACGCCCGGTGAGTACACCTTGACTGTTCGTGCGACCGACGCGACCGGGCAGACGCAGACCGAGCAGCGCAGTTCCGTCGAGCCGGACGGCGCTACCGGCTGGCACTCCGTCCGCGTACGCGTGACGTGACGAGCCCGAGGGCGCAAGGCCCTCGGGCTGCCGAGAATGCTGCTGTTGCCGAGAATGAGATAGGGGTCAGTGGCGTTGAGCGGGGATGCCCCGCGCCAGCCTGGCTTCGAGCCGGGGGACGTCGACCTGGTGGCTGTGCCGGTCGGCGAGGTCCTTCCAGCCGATCATCTGTAGTCGGAGGCGTTCGGTCTCGGTGAAACCGCCCCAGACGCCGTAGGTCTCGTGAGTGACGAGCGCGTGGGCTGCGCATTCTGCGCGAACGGGACAATTACGGCACACCTGCTTCGCCGCGGACTCCCGGCGCCCCCGTGAGGAGCCCCGTTCGCCGTCCGGGTGGAAGAACTGCGCACTGTCTCGTCCCCGACAGGCACCCTCGTGTTGCCACTCCCAGATGTCCGCTATCGGACCTGGGAGCCTACGTACGTTGGTCATCGGTCACCTCCCGATGCTGGCCGCGTCGCGATTTTTCCGCACAGTGGTGCCATACCCATGGCTGGGCCGTGACATGCGAACCCACACGGGGGGCCGACGAAAGACGTTACTCCTCCTACACTCGTCTGTCAGGAGTCATCTGTCCCGGTCATCCTGGGTCGCCCGACCCGGCGGCGCGTGACAGAGTTTTCGACACTTTCCCCCGAAACCGCGTAATGATCAGTGTTTCTCGTGGTCTCCTCCATAGAGGAGAGGGGGATCACCGTGCAGACCGTCCTCGTATGCGTCCGCTCCGCCCAGGCGGCACAAGGCGTCGCCACCTGTGCCCAACGGCTCGGCGTCATGCCCGCCGTCCGTACCGCCGTGACCGCTCATGACGCGCTCACGCAGCTCACGACCGAGCCCGCCGAGATCATCCTGGTGGACACGGCACTCACCCGGCCGGACACGGTCGGCTTCACCCGTCGCGCGCTTCAGGTCTCGCCCCGCGCCACCCTGGTGCTCTTCGGCCTCGAAGACCCCCAGATCGCCCGGGCGGCGATAGAGGCCGGCGCGCGTGGACTCATCGGCGGAGCCGACGGCGACGTCGTCAGCGCGGCGGCCAAAGCCCTGCTGCTAGTCATCGTCCGGTACGCCACCGCACCGGCTGCCCGCCCACCCGATCCGGCGTGGGCCACCCGCCCCACCAACGGCGGGCCGGGCGTACCGGGCGGAACCATGCGCTGGCCGGCCAACGGCGCACCCGCCGCGGCGACGCGCAGCGTCGGCCTGCCGACCATGGTTCCCGCTCAGCGCTCCGACCTGCCGGACGACACGCGGCTCCCCTCACCGCTGCGCCCGACCCGCTCGACCACCCTCACCGAGCGGGAACTGCAGGTCTTACGCGGCATGGCTGACGGCCGCAGCAACGCCGAGATCGGCCGGGAGCTGTTCGTCTCGGAGGACACGGTCAAGACGCACGCCCGGCGGTTGTTCCGCAAGCTGGGCGCGCGGGACCGGGCTCATGCCGTGGCGGCCGGATTCCGGGCCGGCTTGGTCAACTAGCGCATAAGCACAGACACACGGGGACGGGCCAAGGCGTTACCCCTCACGCCTTGCCCTCAGCTCATCGCTCGCGCGCTGGATCAGGAGACCTCCTGACCCAGCGCGCTAGGCGCGTTGCGGGACGAAGGCGACAATCAGCCGTTCTCGGCGAGGTCGGCCACGGCGTCGCTGTAGCCGCGGGCGTACTCCCAGCTCACGTAGTGATCGGGGTCGGGATCGTACGCCGGCTCGTGGACACGCGGCCGGCCGGAGTCGAGCAGATGACGTAGATTGCCGCGCAGCAGGTCCCAGTCGAAGTAATGCGGTTCCTGGCAGTCCTGGCAGTCGATGACGAGCCCGCGAATGCCCCGCGGAGACAGCAGAACCTGGAAGACCTCGAGCTCGCCGAGGTCCTCCATGAGGTCTTCCCGCTCCTCCGGCGACAGTTCGTCGAACTCGTCACCGTCCGGGTCGCCGAGGTTGGCGGCCGGGTCGGCCGGATCGCCGTGGAAGGGATCGAGCGGCTCATCGTGCACACCTTCACCGTAATGCCATTCGACGGGTGATGTGGCATCGGCTGGGGCCGAGTCGCCCAGTCGATCTCCCCTATGGCGGCGGTCGATCATCACAGCCCACCGGGGTCCTGTGGAGCCGCACTGGCTGGCCCGCCCGCACGCCCCAGACAAGGCCAGCCCCAAGGGCTGGCTAGGATGGAGTATCGCTGCTTGAGGGGGTTTACGTGGAGCTGACCGGCGACGGCCCAATCGAGATTCCGCTGGGATTGACCTTCGACGACGTGCTGCTCGTGCCGGGCGAATCGGACCTTATTCCGAGCCAGGTCACGACCGTCACACAGATCACGAGAAACATCACCCTCCAGATCCCGCTGGTCTCCAGCGCGATGGACACGGTGACCGAGGCCCGGATGGCGATCGCGCTCGCGCGCCAGGGCGGCCTCGGCGTACTGCACCGCAATCTCTCGGTCGAGGAGCAGGCGGCCCAGGTCGACCTGGTGAAGCGCTCCGAGTCCGGCATGATCACCAACCCCGTCACGTGTTCGCCCGACGACACCATCCGGGACGTCGACACGCTCTGCAGCCGGTACCGGATCTCCGGCGTACCGGTAGTGGACGGCACGGGCGTGCTCGTCGGCATCGTGACCAACCGCGACATGCGTTGGGTCGCCGACAAGTCGGCCCGCGTCGTCGACGTCATGACGCGGATGCCGCTGGTCACCGCGCAGGTCGGCGTGTCCAAGGAGGAGGCGCAGCAGCTGTTGCGCCGCCACAAGGTGGAGAAGCTGCCGCTGGTCGACGAGTCCGGCCGGCTGCGGGGCCTCATCACGGTCAAGGACTTCGCCAAGAGCGAGCAGTACCCGTTGGCGACGAAGGACTCGGCGGGCCGCCTGCGGGTCGGCGCGGCGGTCGGCGTCGGCGAGGACGGCTACAAGCGGGCGAAGGCGCTGATCGAGGCCGGCGTCGACGTGCTCATGGTGGACACCGCGCACGGGCACAACCGCGCGGTTCCGGAGCTGGTCGCTCGGCTCAAGAAGGAGACCGACATCGACATCGTCGGCGGCAACGTCGCGACGTACGCCGGCGCCCGGGCGCTGGTCGAGGCGGGCGTCGACGCGGTCAAGGTCGGCGTCGGGCCGGGCGCGATCTGCACGACGCGAATCGTCGCCGGGGTGGGCGTACCGCAGATCACGGCGATCATGGAGGCCGCCCGGGCCGCTCGTCCGGCCGGCGTGCCCGTGATCGGCGACGGCGGCATCCAGTACTCGGGCGACATCGCGAAGGCGATCGTGGCCGGGGCCAGCACCGTCATGCTGGGCGGCCTGCTGGCCGGCTGCGAGGAGTCGCCGGGCGACCTCGTCTTCTCCAACGGCAAGCAGTTCAAGGCGTACCGGGGGATGGGGTCGCTGGGCGCGATGATGGCGCGGGGACCGGCGGCGCAGTCCTACTCCAAGGACCGCTACTTCCAGGCCGACGTTACCCAGACCGACAAGCTCATCCCCGAGGGCATCGAGGGCCAGGTGCCCTACCGCGGCCCGCTGGCGACCGTCGCCCACCAGCTCGTGGGCGGGCTGCGTCAGGCCATGTTCTACTGTGGCGCGGACAGCGTGGCCGAGCTGCAGAAGCGCGGTCAGCTGGTCCGGATCACCTCGGCGGGGCTCAAGGAGAGCCATCCGCACGACATCCAGATGACCGTCGAAGCCCCGAATTATCAATCCCGCTGAAGGGCCGCCAATGCGTGACACCGTCGAGATCGGACTGGGTAAGGCCGCGCAGCGCGGTTATCACCTCGACGACGTGGCCATCGTGCCGAGCCGCCGGACCCGGGACGTCGACGACGTCTCCACCGCCTGGCAGCTCGACGCGTACCGGTTCGAGATCCCGTGCGCGGCGCATCCGAGCGACGCGACGATGTCGCCCGACCGGGTGATCGAGCTGGGCCGCCTCGGCGGTCTCGGCATCCTCAACGTCGAGGGGCTCTGGACACGTTACGAGGACCCCTCGAAGCTGCTGGCCGACCTGCGGACGGTCGTCGAGGCGGAGGAGCCGGTCACCCCGCGGCTGCAGGAGATCTACGCCGAGCCGATCAAGCCGGAGCTGATCACCGAGCGCGTACGCGTGATGCGGGAAGCCGGGATCACCGTGGCGGTCCGGGTGTCGCCGCAGCACACCTTGGCGCTCGCCCCGGTGATCCTGGACGCCGGCGTCGACCTGCTGGTCATCCAGGGCACCGTCGTCTCGGCGGAGCATGTCTCCACTGTGGATGAGCCGCTGAACCTCAAGGAGTTCATCGCCGACCTCGATCTGCCCGTGATCGTCGGCGGCTGCACGAACTACCAGACCGCGCTGCACCTGATGCGTACCGGTGCGGCCGGGGTCATCGTCGGTCTCGGCGCGGACGACGACTCCACGAGCGACACCGTCCTCGGCATCCGCGTTCCGATGGCGACGGCGATCGCGGACGCGGCGGCGGCCCGCCGGGACTACCTCGACGAGACCGGTGGCCGCTACGTCCACCTGATCGCCGACGGCGACATCCACACGTCCGGCGACATCGCGCGGGCGCTGGCCTGCGGAGCGGACTCGGTCATGCTGGGCGCGCCGCTCGCCTTGGCCGAGGGCTCGCCGGCCGGCGGCCTGTGGTGGCACTCGTCGGCGAGCCACCCGAAGCTGCCCCGCAGCGCGGTCGGCTACTACGCCGAGCCGATGGGCAGCCTGGACCAGGTGCTCTACGGGCCGTCCGACGACCCGTACGGCCGGATGAACCTGTTCGGCGGGCTCAAGCGCGCGATGGCCAAGTGCGGCTACCGCGACGTCAAGGAGTTCCAGAAGGTCGGTCTGATGCTCGACCGCTGAGATAGCTTTGCTCGCATGCGGCGCAAGCTTCCCGGCGGACTGGTCGGTCCTCTCGCGGTTCTCCTCACGGTCGCCCTGGTCGGCTGCACGCCGACCGGGCGCGACCCGATCACCCTGCCGTCGATGCCGACTCCGGTCGCGCCGGAGTCGGTGACGCAGGGTGTCGGCTCGGCCGGCATCGGCGACCCGTACTTCCCGACCTACGGCAACGGCGGCTACGACGTCGAGACCTACGATCTCGCGATCAAGCTCGCCGCCGACGGCGGGATCGAGGGCGTCGCCACGCTCACCGCCAAGGCGACCGCCGCGCTTCAGCAGTTCAACCTCGACCTGCGCGGGCTTACCGTGTCCAGCGTGCAGGTAGGCGCGGACGCCGCGACCTTCCGGCGGGACGGCGACGAACTGATCGTCCAGCCCAAGGTCGCGCTCACGTCGGGGTCCGGCTTCACGGCGACCGTCCGGTACGCCGGCAAGCCGAGCGAGATCTCGTCGCTCACGTTGGGGCAGACCGGTTTCCGCCGGATCAACGGCGTCGAGTACATGGCGGGCGAGCCCGAGTCGGCGAGCACCTGGTTCCCGGTCA
This genomic interval carries:
- the ybaK gene encoding Cys-tRNA(Pro) deacylase, yielding MASQGTPATALLAKQKIAHTLHPYDVSPDAPNYGALVADAIGADPARVFKTLVTEVDGGLTVAVVPVTGELDLKALASAAGGKRAALADRAVAERATGYVRGGISPLGQRKRLPTVIDATALAGSTVYVSAGKRGLQVQLSPDDLVRLTGATVAPIASA
- a CDS encoding class I SAM-dependent methyltransferase encodes the protein MDSEQLAALRSREGIAALADAEKLIDTDRLAAISTLRSHGYAAEVAGAALTQAVLRARAVAKFGADASRMLFTQAGLEQATRPIVATRRAARLAQAGVRRVTDLGCGIGSDAIAMARAGIAVHAVDADPVTADLAAHNLAALGLDAVVTCADVRDVPLHDVGAAFCDPARRQSGTGVRRTRRVFRPEDYSPPWDWVAQLPSQVPHTVLKLAPGFPAELLPDDCELELTSVDGDVVEAAAWFGPLARVPRRASVLKHRSVHELTGSGTLSGPVGPVGAYLYDPDGAVVRSHLVAEFARTVDGNLGDPDIAYVWTSACLPTPFGRCFAVDEVLPFSLKRLRAALRDRGVGRLEILKRGSALDVEQLRRDLRLSGDAEASLLLTKVAGRPVAVIAHAVA
- the groES gene encoding co-chaperone GroES yields the protein MLVTTATKVAIRPLEDRILVQANEAETTTASGLVIPDTAKEKPQEGTVLAVGPGRFDDKGARIPVDVQVGDTVVYSKYGGTEIKYAGEEYLVLSARDVLAVIEK
- the groL gene encoding chaperonin GroEL (60 kDa chaperone family; promotes refolding of misfolded polypeptides especially under stressful conditions; forms two stacked rings of heptamers to form a barrel-shaped 14mer; ends can be capped by GroES; misfolded proteins enter the barrel where they are refolded when GroES binds), with the translated sequence MAKILSFSDDARHLLEHGVDALADAVKVTLGPRGRNVVLDKKFGAPTITNDGVTIAKEIELTNPYENLGAALVKEVATKTNDVAGDGTTTATVLAQAMVHEGLRNVTAGTNPSGLKRGIDIAAARVSEELLGKAVQVNDRQEIAQVATISAQDATIGDLIAEAMERVGRDGVITVEDGSTMQTELEVTEGLQFDKGFISPHFTTDAEAGEAVLEDAYLLITTQKISAIEELLPVLEKVVQANRPLLIVAEDVDGQALSTLVVNAIRKTVKVCAVKAPAFGDRRKAMLQDLAILTGGELIAPELGYKLDAVGLEQLGQARRIVVDKDTTTLVDGNGSEGEVKGRVDQIRAEIAASDSDWDREKLQERLAKLAGGVAVIKVGAATEVELKERKHRIEDAISATRAAVEEGIVPGGGAALAQIATVLDEGIGLTGDEAIGVSIVRKALDEPLRWIAQNAGHDGYVVVQKVRESGWGEGLDAANGSYVDLVKSGIVDPVKVTRNAVVNAASIAGLLLTTESLVVEKPKEAAPANGHGHSHGHGHQHGPGF
- a CDS encoding molybdopterin-dependent oxidoreductase; the encoded protein is MTKLRAAFAGVTAALVAVGLAELVAVFTGPRSAPLVAVDGWVIDHVPEWLKQFAISVFGTNDKLALLTGTAVVLLLIAAGIGLLARRSVALGVTGISLFALVGAVAALTREGATIAWVLPSVVGGAAAALTLYLLVRTEQRPESESSDRRTFLKLAGLTAAGAVVAGLAGRALADRRGVAEARAQVELPAPAGSPAPAPSTLPADYATSNKDFYRIDTSLIVPQVDPDTWNLRIHGAVDHEFTITFADLLAMPMIERYVTLACVSNEVGGDLIGNARWLGVPVKTLLERAGPHAGADQVVQRAVDGWTCGTPTQVLLDGRDAMLAVGMNGEPLPVEHGFPVRMVVPGLYGYVSACKWITELEVTTFAEFDAYWVRRGWSAQAPIKTQSRIDTPTGSKRAGELTIAGVAWAQHRGIAKVEVQISTAAQAGRWQEAELLDTVSIDTWKQWRLPWSATPGEYTLTVRATDATGQTQTEQRSSVEPDGATGWHSVRVRVT
- a CDS encoding WhiB family transcriptional regulator; this encodes MTNVRRLPGPIADIWEWQHEGACRGRDSAQFFHPDGERGSSRGRRESAAKQVCRNCPVRAECAAHALVTHETYGVWGGFTETERLRLQMIGWKDLADRHSHQVDVPRLEARLARGIPAQRH
- a CDS encoding response regulator transcription factor, which codes for MQTVLVCVRSAQAAQGVATCAQRLGVMPAVRTAVTAHDALTQLTTEPAEIILVDTALTRPDTVGFTRRALQVSPRATLVLFGLEDPQIARAAIEAGARGLIGGADGDVVSAAAKALLLVIVRYATAPAARPPDPAWATRPTNGGPGVPGGTMRWPANGAPAAATRSVGLPTMVPAQRSDLPDDTRLPSPLRPTRSTTLTERELQVLRGMADGRSNAEIGRELFVSEDTVKTHARRLFRKLGARDRAHAVAAGFRAGLVN
- a CDS encoding DUF5319 domain-containing protein, with protein sequence MHDEPLDPFHGDPADPAANLGDPDGDEFDELSPEEREDLMEDLGELEVFQVLLSPRGIRGLVIDCQDCQEPHYFDWDLLRGNLRHLLDSGRPRVHEPAYDPDPDHYVSWEYARGYSDAVADLAENG
- the guaB gene encoding IMP dehydrogenase; protein product: MELTGDGPIEIPLGLTFDDVLLVPGESDLIPSQVTTVTQITRNITLQIPLVSSAMDTVTEARMAIALARQGGLGVLHRNLSVEEQAAQVDLVKRSESGMITNPVTCSPDDTIRDVDTLCSRYRISGVPVVDGTGVLVGIVTNRDMRWVADKSARVVDVMTRMPLVTAQVGVSKEEAQQLLRRHKVEKLPLVDESGRLRGLITVKDFAKSEQYPLATKDSAGRLRVGAAVGVGEDGYKRAKALIEAGVDVLMVDTAHGHNRAVPELVARLKKETDIDIVGGNVATYAGARALVEAGVDAVKVGVGPGAICTTRIVAGVGVPQITAIMEAARAARPAGVPVIGDGGIQYSGDIAKAIVAGASTVMLGGLLAGCEESPGDLVFSNGKQFKAYRGMGSLGAMMARGPAAQSYSKDRYFQADVTQTDKLIPEGIEGQVPYRGPLATVAHQLVGGLRQAMFYCGADSVAELQKRGQLVRITSAGLKESHPHDIQMTVEAPNYQSR
- a CDS encoding GuaB3 family IMP dehydrogenase-related protein translates to MRDTVEIGLGKAAQRGYHLDDVAIVPSRRTRDVDDVSTAWQLDAYRFEIPCAAHPSDATMSPDRVIELGRLGGLGILNVEGLWTRYEDPSKLLADLRTVVEAEEPVTPRLQEIYAEPIKPELITERVRVMREAGITVAVRVSPQHTLALAPVILDAGVDLLVIQGTVVSAEHVSTVDEPLNLKEFIADLDLPVIVGGCTNYQTALHLMRTGAAGVIVGLGADDDSTSDTVLGIRVPMATAIADAAAARRDYLDETGGRYVHLIADGDIHTSGDIARALACGADSVMLGAPLALAEGSPAGGLWWHSSASHPKLPRSAVGYYAEPMGSLDQVLYGPSDDPYGRMNLFGGLKRAMAKCGYRDVKEFQKVGLMLDR